In Garciella nitratireducens DSM 15102, a single window of DNA contains:
- a CDS encoding cold-shock protein translates to MEKGTVKWFNAEKGFGFISREDGSDVFVHFSAINMDGFKTLEEGQEVQFEVVEGEKGPQATNVSRM, encoded by the coding sequence ATGGAAAAAGGTACAGTAAAATGGTTTAATGCAGAAAAGGGTTTTGGTTTTATTTCTAGAGAAGATGGAAGTGACGTATTTGTTCATTTTTCTGCAATAAACATGGATGGATTTAAGACTTTAGAAGAAGGACAAGAGGTTCAATTCGAAGTTGTTGAAGGTGAAAAAGGACCTCAAGCTACAAATGTAAGTAGAATGTAA